In Luteolibacter arcticus, the genomic window GAGGGTGGATACGGCGCATGACGACCATCTCATGCGTTTCGTTCCGCCCCATGAATCTCTACCCAATGGATGCCCGGCAGCGTTCCCACGAATTGAAAGATGCCGAAGCCCATCGATCCCGGAGGGATCGCAGCCAGTAGCCGGTGGTCGCAGCCGCAGAGCGGCAAAGACCACCGGACCAAAGGGAAAGCAAAAGGAATCCCGGAGGGGATTCTAGCCAGGCTCGAAGCACACCGCGTCACCTAACAACCCACACCAAGTCGGAACGTGTGCGGGAATACCCGCCGTGTCCGCGATCGACACCCCCCTCACTCCTGCACCACGCGCAGCCGCGCGAAGCCCGTGGCGGCATCCTCGATCGGCACCTCATAGTACCAGGTGAAGATCTCGAAGTCCCCATCATCGAGCGCCGGCCCCGCTTCGCTGATATTGGCCGCCGCAGCAGGCGTTACAAGCTCCGCCAGCGTCGCAGCACCTTCCGGAATCAAGGTAACACCCGGCCGATCCTTGCGAATGCGGAAGCTGAAGCCGAGGTAGCTCTTTTCACCGGCAAGGCCCACTGCCTCGGCGGACAAGCGACTCGCCGACGGCATTTGGCCACTCCCACCCGAGCTTGGATCAGAGCCTTGGAGCCACTCGATGATGTTGGAAAGCCCGTCCCCATCCGCATCGAATTCCGCCCCGCCCTCCCCTACCGGAAACGACTGCTGGATCGCCCACCAATGGTAGCCGCGTGGAACGGCGACCGCAGCGGGAGGAACTGCCATCGCCTTCACCTCGGTCGCATCCAGCGCGCGAGCGAAGATGCGGAAGTCATCGATGGCCCCATTGAAAAGCGGATCGGGCCACTGGCTCTTGCCGAGATAGTTCACTGCCGGCGCGATCTGGGCGGGATCGATGGTGATCGCGCCGCTCGCAGCCGCCACGCCATTCACATACATCGTGCCGGTATTCCCCGAGAGCACGACAGCCACATGGGTCCACTCGCCGACCGCCGGTGCCGCGGTCTCGATGAACTGCGGAGCGGTATTCCCCGTGGTGGTGATCGTGAAGCGCAAGGTGCCGCCGCTAGACCCGGGGGTGAGGAAGAAATTCTGCGTGGTGTTGTTGCCGAAGTCGAAAATCCGCTGCCACGCATTCCCTCCATCCCATCGGAAGCGCACGGCAAAGGTGCAATCCGTGAGATCGGAAGCGATACCGACGGGAAGCTGCAGGAAGTCATCGGTTCCATCCAGATCCACGGCCTGATCGAAAACACCGGCAGTATAGCTCGGCGAGCCGGTCGTGCTCGCATGGATCGCTCCAACCGAGCCACTCGCATTGCCGTCGAACTCCAAATGGACCCGCAGATCGGCGGCTGGCTGGACATGGAGAGTCAGATCGAGATCCGTCGCAAGGAGACCACTTGTAGTGGCACGGACCCGGAAAGGCAAAGTGCCGCTGTCGGAACTACTAGGAACACCGGAGATGCGTCCATCCGACTCCACACCCAGCCAAGCAGGGCCGCCGACCTTCGACCAAGTGATGCTGCCCGGAGAAACGGTGGCGGCACCCCCCAATGACGCTTCATAGGGACTTCCCACCGTGGCCGCGACAAGCACGCGCGGATTGATGGTGACCGTCGGCGCATTGCCGTTTCGCAGCGTGTTGATCTCCGTCGCGGTGAGCACCCGATGAAAGACATTGAACTCTTCGATGCGGCCGTTGAAGTAAGGATCCGCAGCAAACATGCTACGACCGAGATAGTTCAGCGTGGGCCGGATGTCCGACGGTTTGATCGTGATGCCCGGTTCGGTGTCGGCGAGCGTCCCATTGACATAGAGTTTCCCGGTCCCGCCACCGAGCGTCACTGCCACATGAGTCCAGGCCCCGGCAGTGAGAGCCCCGGTCTCGACCACCTTCTCCGTGCCATTGTTCAGGATCACGAACCGCAGCGTGTTCGTTCCCGACTTCGGCGTGAGGAAGAGATAGCTGCCGGTGCCAGTGCCGAAGTCGAAGATGCGCTGCCAGTTTGCACCACCGTCCCACTGCACCCAGGTGGCAAGGGTGATCTCGTCTCCCGAAGCGATGCCCCCGGGAAGCACGACATGATCGTCAGTGCCGTCGAGATCGATGGCCTGACCCTTCTGGCCCGCGACATAGGCCGCCCCACCAGCAACGGTGGCATTCGCGATGCCCGCGGTGGCGAGCGCGCTGTTGTTGAATGCGTAGCGCGCGAGCGGATCGGCACCACCCACGTTGATCGGAATAAGCACATCGCTCACCGCCCCACCGGCCGAAGTCGCACGAATGAACAACTGGCTCGGTCCCGCATCGGCGATGCGCGGCACACCGAACAACGAACCATCAGCCGCGACGGCAAGCCATGCCGGACCGCCGAGCTTGCTGAAAGTCGCCGCAGGGCTGCCGACAGCGAGTTGGGAGGCGAGGCTTCCAGTGAAAACCTGATCCACCACCGGGCTGCCGATCGTCGGCGAGGCGACGAGCTGCGGCGCCGTGGACCCGGCAAGCGCCGTCACCTGCGCATCGCTCAACGCGTAATTGAAGAAGCGCGTGTCGTCTAACAAACCACCGAACAGCGCATCCGGATACTGGCTCTTGCCCAGGTAGTTCGTCTCGGTGCCGAGCTGCGAGGGATTGTAAGTCATCGCCGGGTTGGTGTTCACCAGGCCGCCATTCACGAAGAGCTTGCCGGTATCACCGGAAATCGTCACGGCA contains:
- a CDS encoding LamG-like jellyroll fold domain-containing protein, with the protein product MPALPSFLRRAALCLFWSFSGLAGGQTLDNEKATYATLTSATVTMTGHSELHVTGTGDPIPGCIIHLNSEDSWVFFPNIAPATVVSNLVSRVRVNGATAVADTNVRVVQYVNGAVVIPQPPGFRPLEVFTGTQMTGTAAKLATYTGYNNAGLGIFADKIRSFILKRGYTATFAANEDGTVSSRNFVAQDSDLEVSFMPAGLDGTVSFVRVYPWRWVSKKGSCDVDPVALNAKWHYNWSNSQNSARNWEYVPIKQQPFWPGLGGVGDYRNQQVSHVLGFNEPNNNVEDAWKNLNPQGSVSDAVGRWNELLGTGLRVGAPAVTDGGSSWIVDFMNQANAAGKRVDYVPVHYYRSYSGNSPSGATTAMYNFLKSIYDATGKPIWVTEFNNGANWTDNAHDPDATQNRNVIEAMVTMMDNTPWIERYAVYSNVEWFRDTHYEDGSLTPMGTMYRDRLSPMAYQQVVPNTGSSGNASYLFEDSIRDTQSGNNPLVYGTPKHVAGKHGKALSLDGTDDYLALPGRLGDSNDFSFGGWVKWNGGNQWQRIFDLGNGQASNMFLTPRSGGNTLRFTIKYNNGAEQQLNTTQLTAGVWTHLAVTISGDTGKLFVNGGLVNTNPAMTYNPSQLGTETNYLGKSQYPDALFGGLLDDTRFFNYALSDAQVTALAGSTAPQLVASPTIGSPVVDQVFTGSLASQLAVGSPAATFSKLGGPAWLAVAADGSLFGVPRIADAGPSQLFIRATSAGGAVSDVLIPINVGGADPLARYAFNNSALATAGIANATVAGGAAYVAGQKGQAIDLDGTDDHVVLPGGIASGDEITLATWVQWDGGANWQRIFDFGTGTGSYLFLTPKSGTNTLRFVILNNGTEKVVETGALTAGAWTHVAVTLGGGTGKLYVNGTLADTEPGITIKPSDIRPTLNYLGRSMFAADPYFNGRIEEFNVFHRVLTATEINTLRNGNAPTVTINPRVLVAATVGSPYEASLGGAATVSPGSITWSKVGGPAWLGVESDGRISGVPSSSDSGTLPFRVRATTSGLLATDLDLTLHVQPAADLRVHLEFDGNASGSVGAIHASTTGSPSYTAGVFDQAVDLDGTDDFLQLPVGIASDLTDCTFAVRFRWDGGNAWQRIFDFGNNTTQNFFLTPGSSGGTLRFTITTTGNTAPQFIETAAPAVGEWTHVAVVLSGNTGTMYVNGVAAASGAITIDPAQIAPAVNYLGKSQWPDPLFNGAIDDFRIFARALDATEVKAMAVPPAAVAVPRGYHWWAIQQSFPVGEGGAEFDADGDGLSNIIEWLQGSDPSSGGSGQMPSASRLSAEAVGLAGEKSYLGFSFRIRKDRPGVTLIPEGAATLAELVTPAAAANISEAGPALDDGDFEIFTWYYEVPIEDAATGFARLRVVQE